AAGGGCACTTCAAGGACTCACGGGATATGAAAATAGCAAAAGTACTTAATGTGGAATGTAAGCCTACAAATATTGTGTTAAGAAAAATGCTCACCAAGTGGGTCATGTTTGCGCATGACCAATTTGTCCCGCAGTCGACCTCTTTTAGTATTGAAACAATAACCCGTCCCAGCAGCACTCATCATCTGCACTAGGATTGTCCTGAAAAAGTCAATCGTATAACTGAACTCAGTAGCTTTCAAACCCTTGCTAAGCCTACTGGTAACATTAACTTACATTATGTTTTTACATACATTGAGTTTAGACTTACTTGGATTTGGCTTTAGCCACTGAAAAGTAAGAGGAGAAGCAAAATTTAAATGACAATGTCCAAtcacactgtaataataataataataagatgtTTTAAAAAGTGACCTGCTACCAGAACAAAAAGTGATACTGACTGTTCACTgttcaaaatctgacttttgaATCCATAGCTTATACAGTCGTGGTCAGATTTGTTAGTACCCTTCCACAAAAAACAGCCCCCTCAACTTTTCTCTAAAATAATTTGAAACTGACAAAAGTAAGTAACTGGCATTCATCAATGTTTATTCCATGTTTAATGGAACAGTCCACTGTTGTTTTCTTATCCATTCTTGAGTGTTTTTAGCTGTGTTTAGGTCATTAGGTCTCTGACACTGGGTGATGTTGGAGGATGCCTTCTTGTCTTTAGATTTCATAGTTTCCTTCACAGCTTCAAAGCACAGATTCAGAGAGTGATGAACTTTAAAGTTCGCATTGAATGTTTGTTTTGACTATCTTCCAATTCGCACTGTGTCAATTTTCCTCTTGCAGCCAGGTCTAGAGAGCTTTAAAAAGATATCTTAATAGCCTAATATGTGTAACTGTAGTCACAGGAACCTCAAGCTGCTTGGAGATAACCTTTACCTTTGACGTGTTCTGGGTGCCTGTTTGCAAAAAAGCTTTCTACGGGCTCTACAATATATTTTCCACTTCGTACTGCATGATATTTGACAGTGATCTTTGGATAGGAACAATTCTGTGAATGTTATCTTGACACGAAACATTGGTAAGGTTACCATTAGAGTGTGATAgaataggctagttatgaaAACATCACTCATCGTGGATGCTGAATGAATTATGTTGACAGAAGTGTAACTTATCAAGGTATCACGAAGAAACTCTATCTGTGTCACTTGTTCAATGTTCTCAGCCATCAGCAAAGATGAACGTTATAGATATAATCTTTGACTCAATGTTAGCTACATGGAGACTTGCTAACGTTAATTAGCAGCTGACAAAGCCGTTTCAATTAGCTTAAAGGGACTTCAGTTAACATTGCAACAGCAACACATATGACAATGCATAGTGGTGTTATATGAATTAAAGACGTGCGAACTCACAGTTGACAGTTGTTAGAAACATTGTCGCTCATTCCTTGATGACCGCTGCGTCTCGTTGGACCACCATGAGCCACTAGATGAACGGAACTCAGACTGCGACAGGGatgtattacaatgtaacacaCACTTCCGCTTCCAGTAATTTCTACCGGTGAACAAAATCAGAGGAACCAGCTGCCTGGAGTATTCTAGAAAACGTGCCTCGGACAGTAAGATATCCTTTGCCGGGGGAAGGACTTACAACACCTAAACTGTATTTATTCATTAACAGAGCAATCATGGCAAAGTGGGGCGAAGGAGACCCTCGTTGGATTGTGGAGGAAAGAGCAGATGCAACAAACGTCAACAATTGGCACTGGTAAGGGATCACTGTTAAACCGAGTCCATTCAAACTGGTTACATTTCAAGTGATGGTTGGGAAGCTGGGAATTTCGCGTTGCTAATGCTGACGTTAGCTTGGTTGATTTCCCCCTTTgccatttaatttattttctgaTCAAGCCTAAATCTTCATGATTTTAATGTTAACTTGTGTTAATTTTAACGTAGCATTAACGTTAGTGTATTTTCACACATTAAGTAATTTCGAGAATGGTCTGctatagctagctagctttctAGCTGTCATACTAGCCATGTCAACTTTGTAGGTGATATCTTGCTAGAATTTAAAGTTGTCAACGTTAGATTCATGCAGCTCAGTCAACTTTACTCTTTAGTTAACTACTTGAAAATAATACTGATTGGCATTACAATGGTTAACATTCCCTCATCAGTAACTTAAGGCAAGTGCTTATCGATGCTTATCATTTTAAGACAAACCTGCTTACGTattatacatgtatgtatgaattAATGAATCGAGAATACATACATTTTTTAGGTAATCTCCTTCAGGCAACATAATCGGGGAGTGGTGGCAAACTTGGTTCCCTGTATTGCAGTAGCTTAACCGCGGCTTGTTCATAAGTGGGGTGTCTTTCGTTAGCAACCAGACACTGCAGTTCAGCTCATGGTAACAGAGATGGAACTGTCAGTGGGGTGTAAGCTAGcgtggtcattttttttttaacacacgAATGGATTTTGCAGTAACGTTAATGGAAGCTCAAGCTAAAAACTGTTTTACAAATGCTATACGTTGAAAGAAAACGTTATCATGATATTCCATTTTTGTTTGGCTTTCTCAATCTGTCCCGAAAGGATGACAGTTGGATGCATAGGCGTCAAGATTTGAACCAGTCCAGATGGTCATGAAGAAAGCAAAATGAATGTGTGCTAACGTTAATATGCAATGAAACGTTGATGCCAAGAGTAAAACTGCTGATCTCTTGGGATGCGATGTGCTGAGAAATGATAGCCCTGAACAAATGCCCTTAGCAGTCAAGGGGAGGTGAAAGAGTGTATCTGAAAAGTATACACAAATCATTCAATACAGTCTATGATACAAATGCATACAAATGTTAAGATATCTCAAAATGATGGCACTGTTCAtttttgcactaccaccattccacacactctaccatagcaccttatcatAATCAATGCATCACATGGTTAGTCCATACCATACCTTGGTAATCACTTCACATgttctttattttttacatttctgtgagtgatttgtatgtatgtgagatgtgtatgtgtgtttgttgtgttatggttgtataagctactggatgcctaaaatttccattgggatgaataaagtatctatctatcgacagttgtgctcataagtttacataccctgtacatacacatgctaaagttgactaaaaagaggaataaaaatcatcttttggaaattgatcttactgccttaattaaaaaagaggaaaaatccaacattTTCTTTGTcaatgaataatgtattgtaaataaataaatgttctgccTTAAAATACAGAGGCCATTGTCccctttatttttttgttaaattcccatagaggcaggctgatttttttaggccatttatttcatagatccaggatactatgcatcctcaaagttcccttggcctttggaattaaaacagccccacatcatcacatacccttcaccatatctcacgattggcatggggtactttccataagatcatctctcattgcaaatcaaaccagctattaggctaactgaaataaaaccatgccaatctctaggttaGTACACCTACTGTTATGTGTTAATATGATGACACTGCTCAATGCTTCATGCTCGGTTGCCTTCTCCTCTGTTGGTGTGGTCAGGACGGAGCGTAATGCCACCAACTGGTCGTCGGACAAGCTGAAGGAGCTGCTCCAGGGCGTGCGGGTGGAGAACGAGCATGGCTCATGTGAGGTGACGGAGGTGAGCAAGGTGGAGGGAGAATCCTCCATCAACAACCGCAAAGGCAAGCTCATCTTCTTCTACGAGTGGAACCTCAAGGCCAAGTGGAAAGGTGATACAGAAACACGCAACATTGCACACagaagcgcgcacacacagaacacacacacacacacacacacacacagatacaaacacagagcgcatacaaacacactctcactgaaAGCTAAATAGAACACACATGCTGAAATGGATCCTTGAGGTTGAGTAGATTATAGGAATTATGGGAACTGGCtcactgccccacacacacacacacaccagcttccACAATTTCCCTGGGAATGAATAAAGTAAAtctatatagtgtatttatCTAGCCATTGTCACATTCTCAAAGATTTTAAGAGaatcagcatttttttttcctcactGCTATCGGCACTCATGGCTGTGTTGTGCTAATAATACAATAGTCTTGTTACACTGCTTTTTAATAAACTATTTTTTGTAGGAATAACAACATCAGGGATCAAATGCAAAGGCCATATAGAGGTTCCGAACCTCTCAGATGAAAATGACATGGAAGACCTTGATGTAAGTTTGATTTATTGCTTCTGAATGACGGAATGAATCATGAATATTCTTGTCCGGATTTTTTAGCTGCTGCTATACTGCTTGTTAGTgtt
Above is a genomic segment from Alosa alosa isolate M-15738 ecotype Scorff River chromosome 19, AALO_Geno_1.1, whole genome shotgun sequence containing:
- the mrpl33 gene encoding 39S ribosomal protein L33, mitochondrial; protein product: MFLTTVNLAKAKSKTILVQMMSAAGTGYCFNTKRGRLRDKLVMRKHDPLVNKHVLFFEKKKIRSI